From one Ktedonobacterales bacterium genomic stretch:
- a CDS encoding patatin-like phospholipase family protein has protein sequence MEVSKQTSGPLRGSAPDSASLNGASRSGWLARLRRLWSNHAAQVAPLAANAIPASLTSPDLTAFVLLGGGARGAAQAGAIAATLERGVRPDVIIGVSAGAWNGAYLAVDPTPERARALCAIWAGLKNSDLLGGGWWHAAVSAVSGRPSLYGAEGPLGVARRYMEKHFFEELRTPLHILATNLTTGQPMLFSAGRLLPAVLASSAVPGIFPPMVLSGQVYVDGGLLEWDACAQALRLGAQKIYLFGCGSIGELSPRLAHLRVSIEGVRRRGSNGKAPQPAALDGLEWGPTVGANLLEVLERSWDVVSQYQFRRAVEELRAGGADVVSIEPVLPALSRPLDFSRSEALIAAGRAAAEAGLGSMRPVRSGDDEATSGHPAPSSASLAG, from the coding sequence ATGGAAGTTAGCAAACAAACATCTGGCCCTTTACGAGGGTCTGCCCCTGATTCTGCCTCGCTGAATGGCGCGTCTCGCTCTGGCTGGCTGGCCCGCCTGCGCCGCTTGTGGTCGAACCACGCTGCCCAGGTGGCTCCTTTGGCGGCCAACGCTATCCCTGCGTCGCTCACTTCGCCCGATCTGACGGCGTTTGTGCTGTTGGGTGGGGGCGCGCGCGGCGCTGCTCAGGCGGGGGCCATCGCGGCGACGCTGGAGCGTGGTGTGCGGCCCGATGTGATCATTGGTGTTTCGGCTGGGGCGTGGAATGGGGCGTACCTGGCGGTGGACCCGACGCCGGAACGGGCGAGGGCGCTGTGCGCGATCTGGGCGGGGCTGAAAAACAGCGATTTGCTGGGCGGCGGTTGGTGGCACGCGGCGGTGAGCGCGGTTTCTGGCAGGCCGTCGCTGTATGGCGCGGAGGGGCCGCTGGGGGTGGCCCGCCGCTATATGGAAAAGCATTTCTTCGAGGAACTGCGAACGCCGCTGCATATTCTGGCGACGAATTTGACGACGGGGCAGCCGATGCTCTTTTCTGCTGGCCGGTTGCTGCCAGCAGTGCTGGCTTCTTCTGCGGTGCCGGGGATTTTTCCGCCGATGGTGTTGAGTGGGCAGGTGTATGTGGATGGTGGGCTGCTGGAGTGGGATGCCTGCGCGCAGGCGCTGAGGCTTGGGGCGCAGAAGATTTACCTCTTTGGCTGCGGATCGATTGGCGAACTGTCACCTCGACTGGCTCATCTGCGTGTATCTATTGAGGGTGTCAGGCGCAGAGGGTCTAATGGAAAGGCACCCCAGCCTGCTGCTCTGGATGGTCTGGAATGGGGGCCGACGGTTGGCGCGAATCTGCTGGAGGTGCTGGAGCGTTCGTGGGATGTGGTGAGCCAATATCAATTCCGGCGGGCGGTGGAAGAATTGCGCGCGGGTGGGGCAGATGTTGTTTCGATTGAGCCGGTGCTGCCTGCGCTTTCGCGGCCATTGGATTTTAGTCGAAGCGAGGCACTGATTGCTGCGGGACGCGCGGCTGCGGAGGCGGGGCTAGGCTCGATGCGGCCTGTGCGGTCTGGTGATGATGAGGCGACGAGCGGGCATCCCGCGCCTTCCAGTGCTAGTTTAGCTGGCTAG
- a CDS encoding protein kinase, giving the protein MRCLNPGCRYGENPAGAAVCRCGLLLPSARLAGRYQVEQLIGRGDVSVVYQARDLRLKRAVALKALRAFSNEQARARFINEAELAAALDHANILAVLDFGQDGPITYLVMPLMTGGTLEDVMGQYQGPLPAPTAAAYFRQLASALDYAHSHPRKILHRDVKPSNVLIHPGDGRLLLTDFSIARALEAERRLTAAGLALGTPNYAAPEQMRGHPVQASDQYAAVVVLYEMLTGRLPFTATTVMEQTRQHLYEPPPPPSSVNAALPAEVDGIVLHALAKDPTKRFRTVTACADALEAALALTPKPKAAAAPVSAPAPLPVSAPGEARPPLAAGRRLRGGRMEIVRFLRAEASGDLYLVNEQGHSARPRALLRLADESAGPRAAQRVREFVQVAQALMALGEHPAIPRFYESFREQGETFFLLEYIQGESLATRLAQAGKALREEEALIAASQTLEALVTLAQVTLPIVHRNVKPSNLLRGAAAGRTYLVGFDMAIVAAAPAAGEKPKIEPRGTRGYSPPEQAARDRVPDPRWDLYALGATLHHVLTNRDPQKETPFDFPPARGLNAALSGQVEELLARALARDANSRYHTAVEMKRDVDRLLGLTCPRCGAPVRRQARYCGRCGARLMPKSAG; this is encoded by the coding sequence ATGCGGTGTCTGAACCCTGGCTGTCGGTATGGCGAAAACCCTGCGGGCGCGGCGGTGTGTCGCTGTGGGCTGCTGCTGCCTTCGGCGAGACTGGCGGGGCGCTATCAGGTGGAGCAATTGATTGGCCGGGGGGATGTGAGTGTGGTGTATCAGGCGCGCGATCTGCGGCTGAAGCGCGCGGTGGCGCTGAAGGCACTGCGGGCGTTTTCCAACGAGCAGGCGCGGGCGCGGTTTATCAATGAAGCGGAACTGGCGGCGGCGCTGGACCACGCGAATATTCTGGCGGTGCTGGATTTTGGGCAGGATGGGCCGATTACGTATCTGGTGATGCCGCTGATGACGGGGGGGACGCTGGAGGATGTGATGGGGCAGTATCAGGGTCCGCTGCCCGCGCCGACGGCTGCGGCTTATTTTCGTCAGCTTGCTTCGGCGCTGGATTACGCGCACAGCCACCCACGCAAGATTTTGCATCGGGATGTGAAGCCTTCTAATGTGCTGATTCATCCGGGCGATGGGCGGCTGCTGCTGACCGATTTCAGTATTGCGCGGGCGCTGGAAGCGGAGCGGCGCTTGACGGCGGCTGGGCTGGCGCTGGGAACACCGAACTATGCAGCGCCGGAGCAGATGCGTGGGCATCCGGTTCAGGCGAGCGATCAGTACGCGGCGGTGGTGGTGCTGTATGAGATGCTGACGGGGCGGCTGCCTTTTACGGCGACGACGGTGATGGAGCAGACGCGGCAGCATCTTTATGAGCCGCCGCCGCCGCCAAGCAGCGTGAATGCGGCGCTGCCAGCAGAGGTGGATGGGATTGTGCTGCACGCGCTGGCGAAAGACCCAACGAAACGGTTTCGGACGGTGACGGCATGCGCGGATGCGCTGGAGGCGGCGCTGGCGCTGACGCCGAAGCCAAAGGCTGCGGCTGCGCCGGTGAGCGCGCCCGCGCCTTTGCCGGTGTCGGCTCCAGGGGAGGCGCGCCCGCCGCTGGCTGCGGGGCGGCGCTTGCGGGGCGGGCGTATGGAGATTGTGCGGTTCCTGCGAGCAGAGGCGAGCGGCGATTTATATCTGGTGAATGAGCAGGGACATTCGGCGAGGCCGCGCGCGCTGCTGCGGCTGGCTGATGAGTCTGCGGGGCCACGCGCGGCGCAGCGGGTGCGCGAGTTTGTGCAGGTGGCGCAGGCGCTGATGGCACTGGGGGAGCATCCGGCGATTCCACGATTCTATGAGTCTTTTCGGGAGCAGGGAGAGACGTTTTTTCTACTTGAGTATATTCAGGGGGAGTCGCTGGCGACGCGGCTGGCGCAGGCTGGGAAGGCGCTGCGGGAAGAGGAGGCGCTGATCGCGGCGTCACAGACGCTGGAGGCGCTGGTGACGCTGGCGCAGGTGACGCTGCCGATAGTCCATCGGAATGTGAAACCGTCGAATCTGCTGAGGGGCGCTGCTGCTGGCCGGACGTATCTGGTGGGCTTTGATATGGCGATTGTGGCGGCTGCGCCAGCGGCTGGGGAGAAGCCAAAGATTGAGCCGCGCGGGACGCGGGGCTATTCGCCGCCAGAGCAGGCGGCCCGTGATCGTGTGCCCGATCCGCGCTGGGATTTGTACGCGCTGGGGGCGACACTGCATCATGTGCTGACGAATCGTGATCCGCAAAAAGAGACGCCGTTTGATTTTCCTCCGGCGCGTGGGCTGAACGCCGCGCTGTCGGGGCAGGTGGAGGAACTGCTGGCGCGGGCGTTGGCGCGGGATGCGAACAGTCGTTATCATACAGCTGTGGAGATGAAACGGGATGTTGATCGGCTGCTGGGGCTGACATGTCCACGCTGCGGCGCGCCAGTGCGTCGGCAGGCGCGATATTGCGGGCGCTGCGGCGCTCGGCTGATGCCGAAGAGCGCAGGGTGA
- a CDS encoding lytic transglycosylase domain-containing protein has product MNQQPQPASLPETGKRGSSCLSFWALAVCFLLLSCVIVSLLGGLLLNHLSTVFQPTSTEQPLPPAPTTPPIFGLSGQASCRHLAPPTTSPWLSVARDDAKKYQIDTLAFEWQIWQESKFDPAARSTANAIGIAQFLPETAASLGIDPTDPQQALDAAARLDRQHLNQYSHRASSLAAHYGGDSAHYAYGLVLAAYNAGPGAVERAWSRAFFSQGSQIWPPNAWDWLAKMPGQTRNYVPAILGCL; this is encoded by the coding sequence ATGAATCAGCAGCCGCAGCCTGCATCGCTGCCCGAAACCGGCAAGCGGGGAAGCTCGTGCCTTTCCTTTTGGGCGCTTGCCGTCTGCTTCCTGCTCCTCTCCTGCGTCATCGTCAGCCTCCTGGGTGGGCTGCTCCTCAACCATCTCTCCACAGTTTTTCAGCCCACATCCACCGAGCAACCCCTGCCCCCCGCGCCCACCACCCCACCCATTTTCGGCCTGAGCGGCCAGGCGTCCTGCCGTCATCTCGCGCCACCCACCACATCACCCTGGCTCTCCGTCGCCCGCGACGACGCCAAAAAATACCAGATTGACACCCTCGCCTTCGAGTGGCAAATCTGGCAAGAATCAAAGTTCGACCCCGCCGCCCGCAGCACCGCAAACGCCATCGGCATCGCCCAGTTTCTCCCGGAAACTGCTGCCAGCCTCGGCATTGACCCAACTGACCCCCAGCAGGCCCTCGACGCAGCCGCGCGATTAGACCGACAACACCTCAACCAATACTCCCACCGCGCCTCCAGCCTCGCCGCCCATTATGGAGGCGACTCCGCCCACTACGCCTATGGCCTCGTCCTTGCCGCCTATAACGCCGGCCCTGGCGCTGTCGAACGCGCCTGGTCCCGCGCCTTTTTCAGCCAGGGATCACAAATCTGGCCCCCCAATGCCTGGGACTGGCTCGCCAAAATGCCCGGTCAGACCCGCAACTACGTCCCCGCCATTCTCGGCTGCCTCTAG
- a CDS encoding DUF1295 domain-containing protein: MLKPAVVIVVAYVVAGAVALGVGYGFRAQHPLVILAAADTAATAVIFVFSVAAKNSSCYDPYWSVAPVPIALFWLLQQGSSGFGSLRHVVVFTLICLWAIRLTYNWASQWKGLSHEDWRYRDMQAQTGRFYWPVSFLGIHFFPTVLVFLGCLALWPALSGAKQGFNWLDVVALVVTGGAIAIEATADVQMRRFRRSVKMSVETEAGGLWRYSRHPNYFGEVLFWWGLFLFGLAADASFWWVIIGPLGMLGLFLFISIPMMEKHLLPRRPGYAAYQQQVSAFVPWLRKGGASG; encoded by the coding sequence ATGCTCAAGCCAGCAGTGGTGATTGTTGTGGCGTATGTGGTGGCCGGGGCAGTGGCGCTTGGCGTTGGGTATGGGTTTCGCGCGCAGCACCCTCTGGTGATTCTGGCGGCGGCAGATACGGCGGCGACGGCTGTGATTTTTGTGTTCAGTGTGGCTGCGAAAAACTCAAGCTGCTATGATCCGTACTGGAGCGTTGCGCCTGTGCCGATTGCGCTGTTCTGGCTGCTGCAACAGGGTTCGAGCGGGTTTGGGTCGCTCCGGCATGTGGTGGTCTTTACGCTGATTTGTTTGTGGGCGATCCGGCTGACGTACAATTGGGCGAGCCAGTGGAAAGGTTTGAGCCATGAAGATTGGCGCTACCGCGATATGCAGGCGCAAACTGGCAGATTCTATTGGCCGGTGAGTTTCCTGGGGATTCATTTCTTTCCTACGGTTCTGGTGTTTTTAGGGTGCCTGGCGTTGTGGCCCGCGCTTTCAGGAGCGAAGCAAGGCTTCAACTGGCTGGATGTGGTGGCGCTGGTTGTGACGGGCGGGGCGATTGCGATTGAGGCGACAGCGGATGTGCAGATGCGGCGCTTTCGGCGTTCGGTCAAGATGTCAGTTGAGACGGAGGCCGGGGGGCTGTGGAGGTATTCGCGGCATCCGAATTATTTTGGCGAGGTGTTGTTCTGGTGGGGGCTGTTTCTTTTTGGGCTGGCGGCTGATGCGTCGTTCTGGTGGGTGATTATCGGGCCGCTGGGTATGCTGGGGTTATTTCTCTTTATCAGCATTCCGATGATGGAAAAACATCTGCTGCCACGCAGGCCGGGCTACGCGGCGTACCAGCAGCAGGTTTCGGCGTTTGTCCCCTGGTTGAGAAAAGGGGGAGCCTCCGGTTGA
- a CDS encoding SDR family oxidoreductase, whose translation MSGAPFREQAVIITGASRGIGRELAFRLAGQGAWLVLAARSLEALEAVAAGCRERGGKALVAQTDVTDEEACKRLIEQTVETYGRIDMLINNAGYGRPRRFAAMQHLADLKEEMELNYYGVVHCTYYALPYLKQSRGRLVGVCSFGGQVGIPGTIGYNSSKHAMRGFLNTLRAELRGSGVSVTVLYLGAIRTERLVEAMGANVDRVPTMSPERCAALILRASARRRRQLVMTLPGKLLVWLNLLAPALLDWILVSFPGIAYEE comes from the coding sequence ATGAGCGGCGCTCCTTTTAGAGAGCAAGCTGTGATTATTACGGGGGCGTCACGGGGAATTGGGCGGGAGCTTGCCTTTCGGCTTGCGGGGCAGGGCGCGTGGCTGGTTCTGGCAGCGCGGAGTCTGGAGGCGTTGGAGGCGGTGGCGGCGGGGTGCCGCGAGCGCGGGGGGAAGGCACTGGTGGCGCAGACGGATGTGACGGATGAGGAGGCGTGCAAGCGGTTGATTGAGCAGACGGTTGAAACCTACGGGCGTATTGATATGCTGATTAACAACGCGGGGTATGGGCGGCCCAGGCGTTTTGCAGCTATGCAGCATCTGGCCGATCTCAAGGAGGAGATGGAGTTAAATTACTATGGGGTGGTTCATTGTACCTATTACGCGCTGCCATATCTGAAGCAGAGCAGGGGGCGGCTGGTGGGGGTGTGCAGCTTTGGCGGGCAGGTGGGCATCCCTGGTACGATTGGCTACAACAGTTCTAAGCACGCCATGCGCGGCTTCTTGAATACGCTGCGGGCGGAACTGCGGGGCAGCGGGGTGAGTGTGACGGTTCTGTATCTAGGGGCGATTCGGACAGAGCGGCTGGTGGAGGCGATGGGGGCGAATGTAGATCGGGTGCCAACGATGTCGCCGGAGCGTTGCGCGGCGCTGATTCTTCGCGCGTCGGCCAGGCGCAGGCGGCAGTTGGTGATGACCCTGCCAGGGAAGCTGCTGGTGTGGCTGAATCTACTGGCTCCGGCGCTGCTGGATTGGATACTGGTGAGCTTTCCCGGTATTGCGTATGAGGAGTGA
- a CDS encoding GNAT family N-acetyltransferase, with translation MPEMLNGNTASADTVEWRPARQEDGPVWVALTREGRTPLVPREALVEPDQRLVRDLQEQQDELERFLAGPAKQRETRFLLWRASRPLGRLCFQVQGARAQLEGIALLPSAGREVIEEVARGAVVRAEEAGARSIRAAYEARHAAAFETAGFRELRRYTPMVAATRRPEEDDEGTGAGVVSMLYRVRPIEYEDSGLLGALFRDTSVEEEDTRERSPTDWLAEMAQLLAESDNAALPECSFVAALRQKRKLAGVVLVSRWQGAALIDDLAVLPRYRRRGIGTALLRRAMQCLHQRGYVSVMLVAPEGTPLQEFYRQVGFREVQPSYVEAERALT, from the coding sequence ATGCCAGAGATGCTCAATGGGAATACGGCGAGCGCAGATACTGTTGAGTGGCGTCCGGCCCGGCAAGAGGATGGGCCGGTGTGGGTGGCGCTGACACGCGAGGGCCGGACGCCGCTGGTGCCACGCGAAGCGTTGGTGGAGCCTGACCAGCGGTTGGTGCGCGATCTACAGGAGCAGCAGGATGAACTGGAGCGCTTTCTCGCGGGTCCGGCGAAACAGCGCGAGACGCGCTTTTTGCTCTGGCGAGCCAGCCGACCTCTAGGGCGGCTATGTTTCCAGGTGCAAGGCGCGCGGGCGCAGCTTGAGGGGATTGCGCTGCTGCCTTCGGCTGGGCGCGAGGTGATTGAGGAGGTGGCGCGGGGAGCGGTTGTGCGCGCTGAGGAGGCGGGGGCGCGTTCGATTCGGGCAGCATATGAGGCGCGGCACGCGGCGGCATTTGAGACGGCGGGTTTTCGGGAACTGCGGCGCTATACGCCGATGGTGGCGGCAACACGGCGACCAGAAGAAGACGATGAGGGAACAGGGGCAGGGGTGGTGAGTATGCTGTATCGTGTGCGGCCAATCGAGTACGAGGATTCGGGGCTGCTGGGGGCGCTGTTTCGGGATACGTCTGTGGAGGAGGAGGATACGCGGGAACGTTCGCCGACGGATTGGCTGGCGGAGATGGCGCAGCTTCTGGCGGAGTCGGATAATGCGGCTTTGCCGGAATGTTCGTTTGTGGCTGCGCTGCGCCAGAAGCGTAAGCTGGCGGGGGTTGTGCTGGTGAGCCGCTGGCAAGGGGCGGCGCTGATTGATGATCTGGCGGTGCTGCCGCGCTATCGGCGCCGGGGGATTGGGACGGCGCTGCTGCGGCGGGCGATGCAGTGTCTGCATCAGCGCGGCTATGTGTCGGTGATGCTGGTGGCGCCGGAGGGGACACCGTTGCAGGAGTTTTATCGGCAGGTGGGCTTCCGCGAGGTGCAGCCGAGCTATGTTGAGGCTGAGCGGGCGCTGACATGA
- the pruA gene encoding L-glutamate gamma-semialdehyde dehydrogenase, which produces MTSTAQRGATSAVPAFQNCTLTDFSIEANQQAQKAALKKVEGELGRTYPLIIGGERVETAERFTSVNPARPKQVVGVLAKATVEQANQAVEVAARAFETWKFTPASERAGYLFKAAEVMRQRRFELNAWMIYETSKNWVEADADTAEAIDFLEFYGREMLRLADQQPLTRIPEEASDLVYVPLGVGVAIPPWNFPCAIMAGLTSSAVVAGNTVILKPASTAPVIAAQFVNILLEVGLPAGVVNYLPGSGGEIGDALIQHPKVRFISFTGSRDVGLQINELAAKHQPGQIWIKRTVLEMGGKDAVVVDETADLDAAATGIVTSAFGFQGQKCSAGSRAIIVEQVYDEVVRKVVERARALTIGDPTDPKIYMGAVIDQTAFQKIQSYIEIGKQEGRLALGGGAKGEGYFIEPTIIVDVAPTARIAQEEIFGPVLAVMKARDFDEALKIANGTEYGLTGSLYSRDRERVERAKREFHVGNLYFNRKCTGALVGVHPFGGFNMSGTDSKAGGRDYLLLFTQAKATSEKL; this is translated from the coding sequence ATGACCAGTACTGCGCAGCGCGGCGCAACAAGCGCGGTCCCAGCATTTCAGAATTGTACGTTGACTGATTTTTCGATTGAGGCGAATCAACAGGCGCAAAAAGCGGCCTTGAAGAAGGTAGAGGGGGAGCTTGGCCGGACGTATCCGCTGATTATTGGCGGTGAGCGGGTGGAGACTGCTGAGCGGTTTACGTCGGTGAATCCGGCGCGGCCTAAGCAGGTGGTGGGTGTGCTGGCGAAGGCGACGGTGGAGCAGGCGAATCAGGCGGTAGAGGTGGCGGCGCGGGCTTTCGAGACGTGGAAGTTTACGCCAGCCTCGGAGCGGGCGGGCTATCTGTTCAAGGCGGCGGAGGTGATGCGTCAGCGGCGTTTTGAGTTGAACGCCTGGATGATTTACGAAACATCAAAAAACTGGGTGGAGGCTGATGCTGATACGGCGGAGGCGATTGACTTTCTGGAGTTTTATGGACGCGAGATGCTGCGGCTGGCGGACCAGCAGCCGCTGACGCGCATCCCAGAGGAGGCAAGCGATCTTGTCTATGTTCCGCTGGGCGTGGGTGTAGCTATTCCCCCCTGGAACTTTCCGTGCGCGATCATGGCTGGGCTGACTTCTTCGGCGGTAGTGGCGGGCAATACGGTGATTCTGAAGCCTGCGAGTACGGCCCCGGTGATCGCGGCACAGTTTGTGAATATTTTGCTGGAAGTTGGCTTGCCAGCGGGGGTGGTGAATTATTTGCCTGGCTCCGGCGGCGAGATTGGGGATGCGCTCATACAGCATCCGAAGGTGCGCTTCATTTCGTTTACAGGGTCGCGGGATGTGGGGCTGCAGATCAATGAACTGGCGGCGAAACATCAGCCGGGGCAAATCTGGATTAAGCGAACGGTTCTGGAGATGGGCGGGAAGGATGCGGTGGTGGTGGATGAGACGGCTGATCTGGATGCGGCGGCGACGGGGATTGTGACATCGGCGTTTGGGTTTCAGGGGCAGAAGTGTTCGGCTGGGTCACGGGCGATTATTGTGGAGCAGGTGTATGATGAGGTGGTGCGGAAGGTGGTGGAAAGGGCGCGGGCGCTGACCATTGGCGATCCGACAGACCCGAAGATATATATGGGGGCAGTGATTGATCAGACAGCTTTCCAGAAAATCCAGAGTTATATAGAAATTGGGAAACAGGAAGGCAGATTGGCGCTGGGTGGTGGGGCGAAGGGTGAGGGGTATTTTATTGAGCCGACCATTATTGTGGATGTTGCGCCAACGGCGCGCATTGCACAGGAGGAGATTTTTGGACCAGTGCTGGCGGTGATGAAGGCGCGCGATTTTGATGAGGCGCTGAAGATTGCTAATGGGACGGAGTATGGGCTGACGGGTTCGTTGTATTCGCGTGACCGGGAGCGCGTTGAGCGGGCAAAGCGGGAGTTCCATGTGGGCAATCTGTACTTCAATCGCAAGTGTACAGGGGCGCTGGTGGGGGTGCATCCATTCGGTGGTTTCAATATGTCGGGGACGGATTCTAAGGCTGGGGGCCGCGATTATCTGCTGTTGTTTACGCAGGCGAAGGCGACTTCAGAGAAGCTCTAG
- a CDS encoding tetratricopeptide repeat protein: protein MPNYEELSPDMGPVGANIFRIRRKLRITQKQLAAPEFSISYISAIERGRIRPSLKALEILARRLGLTSPELLAEPPHDFDLETRQTPQDTAAPPPSLTTLLSRSRSTYLSPPALIWASISLDQHNPHSASEILNLLSPTTISTEQRLLRLYLLGRVALALGRPADAEATLEPIFQQDEYSSHTEIIERCRFLLACAYDAQEKFVLAFDTFTTCVQAIENGAISDPLFLIEVFSAFAEYHHRRERPNDAIACYQQALLHLDPILEPARLAEISAHLSQKHLESLHSTMSDWYAARSRVLIELAEARQRFTQAASNLGLTFQELGDPTAAEQQLRQTIHLCERLGTPRQGILARVALADLLLERQEPQEAENLALAAHVLARPNDQDDIQDETLYGRILVTLADTNRAMNRLDEAERCFQQAIALLKKQNASEQLSHAYYRYSELLHQKGLDAESYEMVKQAYLLGQRKRDDETGT from the coding sequence ATGCCAAACTATGAGGAGTTGTCCCCGGACATGGGGCCTGTAGGCGCAAACATCTTTCGCATCCGTCGCAAATTGCGCATCACACAGAAGCAGCTTGCCGCCCCCGAATTCTCCATCTCCTACATCAGTGCCATCGAACGTGGCCGCATCCGCCCCTCCCTCAAAGCCCTCGAAATCCTTGCCCGCCGCCTCGGCCTCACCTCCCCCGAACTCCTTGCCGAACCTCCCCATGACTTCGACCTGGAAACCAGGCAGACCCCGCAAGACACAGCGGCTCCGCCTCCTTCACTCACCACCCTCCTCAGCCGCAGCCGCTCCACCTATCTCAGCCCACCCGCGCTCATCTGGGCCAGTATCAGCCTCGACCAACACAACCCCCACAGCGCCAGCGAAATCCTCAACCTGCTCTCTCCTACTACCATCAGCACCGAACAGCGCCTGCTGCGCCTCTACCTGCTGGGCCGTGTCGCTCTCGCTTTGGGCCGCCCTGCCGACGCCGAGGCCACCCTGGAGCCAATCTTCCAGCAAGACGAATACAGCAGCCACACCGAAATCATCGAACGCTGCCGCTTCCTGCTCGCCTGTGCCTACGATGCCCAGGAAAAATTCGTCCTCGCCTTCGACACCTTCACCACCTGCGTTCAGGCCATCGAAAACGGAGCCATCAGCGATCCCCTCTTCCTCATCGAAGTCTTTTCCGCCTTTGCCGAATATCACCACCGACGAGAGCGCCCCAATGATGCCATTGCTTGCTACCAACAGGCTCTGCTTCACCTCGATCCCATTCTTGAGCCAGCGCGGCTGGCCGAAATCTCAGCCCATCTCAGCCAGAAACACCTGGAAAGCCTCCACTCAACCATGTCCGATTGGTACGCCGCCCGCAGCCGTGTCCTCATTGAACTCGCCGAGGCTCGCCAGCGATTCACCCAGGCCGCCTCCAACCTTGGCCTGACCTTTCAGGAACTGGGCGACCCCACAGCCGCCGAACAACAGCTACGCCAAACCATCCACCTTTGCGAACGCCTTGGCACACCGCGCCAGGGCATCCTCGCGCGCGTCGCCCTGGCCGACCTCCTGCTGGAGCGCCAAGAGCCACAGGAAGCCGAAAACCTCGCCCTCGCCGCCCACGTCCTCGCTCGCCCCAACGACCAGGACGACATCCAGGATGAAACCCTCTATGGCCGTATCCTCGTCACCCTTGCAGACACCAACAGAGCGATGAACCGCCTCGACGAAGCCGAACGCTGTTTTCAGCAGGCCATCGCCCTCCTCAAAAAACAAAACGCCAGCGAACAGCTCTCCCACGCCTACTATCGCTATAGCGAACTCCTTCATCAAAAGGGCCTGGACGCCGAAAGCTACGAAATGGTCAAGCAAGCCTATCTCCTCGGCCAACGCAAGCGCGACGACGAAACTGGCACATAG
- a CDS encoding MIP family channel protein, with translation MAAQREPSIIQRSLAEVVGTFLLVFIGAGAGTSLTAAFQEGGPGGLVLVALAHGLALLVAVYAIGKISGAHVNPAVSIALASVGKLAWGDAIYYFVSQAIGATLGALGVLVVFGRDAALAAGVGATTFNAVWTHPLQAAGIEALGTFILVLAIVSTAADKRSPAGWAGLVIGFALAAAIMVAGPATGASVNPARTFGPDIVLTLFGKDGHWNQYWVYAAGPIVGGVVAAWLYRLIARPDEAERVERPAASKPAVKPAGQTAGAKVGVKRR, from the coding sequence ATGGCGGCACAGCGCGAACCATCAATTATTCAGCGTTCGTTGGCTGAGGTGGTGGGAACGTTCTTATTAGTTTTTATCGGCGCAGGCGCGGGGACTTCGCTGACAGCGGCTTTTCAGGAAGGTGGCCCTGGCGGGCTGGTACTGGTGGCGCTGGCGCATGGTCTGGCGCTGCTGGTGGCGGTGTATGCGATTGGGAAGATTTCGGGGGCGCATGTGAACCCGGCGGTGAGCATTGCGCTGGCGAGTGTGGGGAAGCTGGCGTGGGGGGATGCGATTTATTATTTTGTTTCGCAGGCGATTGGGGCGACGCTGGGGGCGCTGGGTGTGCTGGTGGTTTTTGGGCGCGATGCGGCGCTGGCGGCAGGCGTCGGGGCGACGACGTTTAACGCGGTATGGACGCATCCGCTTCAGGCGGCGGGGATCGAGGCGCTGGGTACGTTTATTCTGGTGCTGGCGATTGTGAGTACGGCGGCTGATAAGCGTTCGCCCGCTGGCTGGGCCGGGCTGGTGATCGGCTTTGCGCTGGCGGCGGCGATTATGGTGGCGGGTCCGGCTACGGGGGCGTCGGTGAATCCGGCGCGGACGTTTGGGCCAGATATTGTACTGACGCTTTTTGGTAAGGATGGGCATTGGAACCAGTACTGGGTGTATGCGGCGGGGCCGATTGTGGGGGGTGTGGTGGCTGCCTGGCTGTATCGTTTGATTGCCCGGCCAGATGAGGCTGAGCGGGTGGAGCGCCCAGCAGCTTCTAAGCCTGCGGTGAAGCCTGCCGGACAGACGGCAGGAGCAAAGGTGGGGGTGAAGCGGCGCTAG